A single window of Pontibacillus chungwhensis DNA harbors:
- a CDS encoding PTS transporter subunit IIBC, which produces MPIFSFDFWQKFGKALMVVVAVMPAAGIMISLGKALDMVVDDLAFMQAFARIMEDIGWSIIGNLHILFAVAIGGSWAKERAGGAFAALLAFIFINRITGAIFGVNSAMLIDGEQTVTSFLGTEMPVGDYFINVLGAPALNMGVFVGIISGFLGASLFNKYYAFDKLPDALGFFNGKRFVPFVVMLGSVFVSLAMALVWPPIQTVLNNFGEWIATSRDSAPILAPFVYGAMERLMLPFGLHHMLTVPINYTELGGTYIIQTGKNIGQAVAGQDPLWLAWATDLYNYMSQGNMEAYNELKENVTPARFKAGQVVTSTAALIGIALAMYKNVDQDKKSKYKSVFLSAGLAVFLTGVTEPIEFMFMFAAPLLYVVYAIMTGLAFAVVDLVDLRVHAFGMVELITRTPLMINAGIGRDLINFAVTCLVFFGLNFTIANVMIKKMKLPTPGRKGNYIDDNPEESSASSAEGEEGEDLSQSGQVIALLGGKENIYEVDACMTRLRVTVNDLEKVAEEDQWKRNGAMGLVVKDRGVQAIYGPKADVLKSEIQTKLGA; this is translated from the coding sequence TTGCCGATCTTTTCATTTGATTTCTGGCAAAAGTTTGGGAAAGCATTAATGGTTGTAGTGGCTGTAATGCCAGCAGCTGGTATTATGATCTCATTAGGGAAAGCACTTGATATGGTGGTAGATGACCTTGCTTTTATGCAAGCGTTTGCGCGAATTATGGAAGATATCGGTTGGTCCATTATTGGCAACCTGCATATCTTATTTGCAGTTGCAATAGGTGGGTCCTGGGCTAAGGAACGGGCAGGTGGAGCGTTCGCAGCCCTTCTTGCTTTTATCTTTATAAACAGAATTACAGGAGCTATATTTGGTGTTAACTCCGCTATGTTAATTGATGGGGAGCAAACTGTAACATCATTTTTAGGTACAGAAATGCCTGTTGGGGATTATTTTATTAATGTATTAGGTGCTCCTGCACTCAATATGGGAGTATTTGTAGGGATCATTTCAGGTTTCTTAGGGGCTAGTCTTTTTAATAAGTATTATGCATTTGATAAATTGCCTGATGCGTTAGGATTCTTTAATGGGAAACGGTTTGTACCGTTTGTGGTTATGTTAGGGTCAGTTTTTGTTTCATTAGCAATGGCGCTCGTGTGGCCTCCCATTCAAACGGTTCTTAATAACTTTGGTGAATGGATCGCAACATCGAGAGATTCAGCACCAATATTAGCTCCATTTGTTTATGGAGCCATGGAGCGTCTTATGCTACCGTTTGGTTTGCATCACATGTTGACGGTTCCTATAAATTACACCGAATTAGGTGGAACTTACATTATTCAAACGGGTAAAAATATTGGACAGGCTGTAGCAGGTCAGGACCCGTTATGGTTAGCTTGGGCAACTGATTTATACAACTACATGTCTCAAGGAAATATGGAAGCTTATAACGAATTGAAGGAGAATGTGACTCCTGCGAGGTTTAAAGCAGGGCAGGTTGTTACATCAACTGCAGCACTTATCGGAATTGCTCTTGCGATGTACAAAAACGTCGATCAGGATAAGAAAAGTAAGTATAAATCCGTCTTCCTCTCAGCAGGTCTCGCCGTCTTTTTAACAGGCGTAACGGAACCGATTGAATTTATGTTCATGTTCGCTGCACCTCTATTATATGTTGTGTACGCGATTATGACAGGATTGGCTTTTGCTGTAGTGGATCTTGTGGACTTGCGTGTTCACGCATTTGGTATGGTGGAATTGATTACCCGTACACCACTAATGATTAATGCAGGAATTGGGAGAGACCTTATTAACTTTGCTGTGACGTGTCTTGTCTTCTTCGGACTGAATTTCACGATTGCAAATGTTATGATTAAAAAGATGAAATTACCAACTCCTGGACGTAAAGGAAATTATATTGATGACAACCCAGAAGAAAGCAGCGCTAGCTCAGCTGAAGGGGAAGAAGGAGAAGATCTTTCTCAATCAGGTCAAGTCATTGCTTTACTCGGTGGAAAAGAAAATATTTATGAAGTAGATGCGTGTATGACTCGTTTACGTGTAACTGTTAATGATTTAGAGAAAGTGGCAGAAGAGGATCAATGGAAACGAAACGGAGCAATGGGCCTCGTTGTAAAAGATAGAGGTGTACAGGCCATTTACGGTCCTAAAGCGGACGTATTAAAATCTGAGATTCAAACAAAATTAGGAGCTTAA
- a CDS encoding DUF6792 domain-containing protein encodes MILNSDLIRAEVLNQEFHLLNSGAIKDWLLNQDLLSQRDIEVTIYSSESFIKERDTGFDGTAIHFYSPSASINELYTIFRGSEHREVSDWRPKDWVYNLLGIFTGLGKTQYEAARAFNEEVTNHILNQTIPPLRKIGMGFSLGGNLVQTLQLIEAPFEIVFTYNDAKPSVYQLAYIDTTFQHEIELHTNQVLDPFSLIYQIPIEGLEKLAHRIYPTEKEFIYKLNVNSDLLYAFHIVPGFMDVGHECLLRVRKGQRLREVLEDIPPTFFRTIREGLATYSLLYETEGFDALWEEITGLDAKTIEAIFRSIVDYREDGFHPGLLKEWWKIYTHLFGSMDELYNRLPLFTTLLSRVWEHAPTFLRLLMSNNYLTVEEYKQWNESLTVIRGHMGGDLDHGILEQDLWLSLLTSFRLLKKVMILLFEDVVAGVQAHDLDSLIYYIRKYDKIFL; translated from the coding sequence TTGATTTTAAATAGTGACCTTATACGAGCTGAAGTGTTAAATCAAGAATTTCATTTATTAAATAGTGGAGCTATTAAAGATTGGTTGCTAAATCAGGACCTTTTATCACAGCGTGATATCGAAGTAACGATCTATTCTTCTGAGTCATTCATAAAGGAACGGGATACTGGTTTTGATGGAACAGCCATTCATTTCTACAGTCCGTCTGCTAGTATAAATGAGTTGTATACGATCTTTAGAGGCAGTGAACATAGGGAAGTGTCAGATTGGAGGCCAAAAGATTGGGTGTATAACTTACTTGGGATCTTTACAGGGCTAGGAAAGACCCAATATGAGGCAGCAAGAGCCTTTAATGAAGAGGTGACCAATCATATCCTAAACCAAACAATCCCACCTCTAAGAAAAATCGGGATGGGATTCTCTTTAGGAGGAAATCTTGTTCAGACTCTTCAACTCATTGAAGCGCCATTTGAGATCGTTTTTACTTATAATGACGCGAAGCCAAGTGTGTATCAATTAGCCTATATTGATACTACCTTTCAACATGAAATCGAACTTCATACGAATCAAGTTTTAGACCCTTTTTCGCTCATTTACCAAATTCCTATAGAGGGCCTTGAGAAACTAGCCCATCGGATATATCCAACCGAAAAAGAATTCATTTATAAACTAAACGTAAACAGCGATCTTTTGTACGCTTTTCATATAGTACCTGGGTTTATGGATGTTGGACATGAGTGTCTATTGAGGGTGAGGAAGGGGCAGCGTTTAAGGGAAGTTTTAGAAGATATCCCTCCAACTTTTTTCAGAACCATCAGAGAAGGTCTTGCCACATATAGCCTCCTTTACGAAACGGAAGGGTTCGACGCTTTATGGGAAGAGATTACGGGTCTAGATGCTAAGACCATCGAAGCTATATTTCGCTCCATTGTTGATTACAGGGAAGATGGATTTCATCCAGGGCTACTAAAAGAATGGTGGAAGATTTACACTCATTTATTTGGAAGTATGGATGAATTATACAATCGTTTACCATTATTTACAACTTTGTTAAGTAGAGTTTGGGAGCATGCTCCTACTTTCCTTCGACTTCTGATGAGTAATAACTATTTAACGGTAGAGGAATACAAACAATGGAATGAAAGTCTTACTGTCATTAGGGGGCATATGGGAGGGGACCTTGATCATGGAATTTTGGAACAAGATCTTTGGCTATCACTTCTTACCTCTTTTAGGCTACTTAAGAAAGTAATGATCCTTTTGTTTGAAGATGTTGTAGCAGGTGTGCAAGCTCATGATTTAGATTCATTAATTTATTACATTAGAAAGTATGATAAAATTTTTTTGTGA
- a CDS encoding endonuclease/exonuclease/phosphatase family protein, translating into MKLLTINVHAWQEENPHMKIKQLASKIHNSRYDAIALQEVSQHKEAPYLYNDIRSDNYGYLLQQELHKLGSKDYELVWDVSHYGYDVYEEGIALLLRHPINYSDSFYVTESESIDYWKSRKIVSVSCTIEGVPMTLFSCHLGWWGDEEESYVSQVDSLLSYVQGDRLTFLLGDFNASDMKRGEGYDYIKKYGWIDTHEEAVDQLGNATVEGNIAGWDHNKEGIKIDHIFCNQPIEVLRSEIVLDGGKSPVVSDHFGLEITCTIGKGKRDK; encoded by the coding sequence ATGAAATTACTGACCATTAATGTTCACGCATGGCAAGAAGAGAACCCTCACATGAAGATAAAACAACTTGCATCAAAAATCCATAACAGTAGGTATGATGCGATTGCCCTGCAGGAAGTGAGTCAGCATAAAGAGGCCCCGTATCTTTACAATGATATACGGAGCGACAATTATGGATATTTACTTCAACAAGAGCTCCATAAATTAGGGAGTAAGGATTATGAGCTCGTGTGGGATGTTTCTCATTATGGGTATGATGTGTATGAAGAAGGGATTGCCCTTCTTCTGAGACATCCTATCAATTATTCCGACTCTTTTTACGTTACTGAATCGGAATCGATTGACTATTGGAAATCGCGAAAGATTGTTTCTGTATCATGCACAATAGAAGGCGTGCCAATGACGTTATTTTCTTGTCATCTTGGTTGGTGGGGCGATGAAGAAGAGTCCTATGTTTCACAAGTAGATTCACTATTAAGTTATGTCCAAGGTGACCGCTTAACCTTTTTACTGGGGGATTTTAATGCGTCAGATATGAAACGTGGCGAGGGATATGACTACATAAAGAAATATGGGTGGATCGATACACATGAAGAGGCCGTGGATCAACTTGGGAATGCCACAGTTGAAGGAAATATTGCCGGCTGGGACCACAATAAAGAAGGTATTAAGATTGACCATATCTTCTGTAATCAACCTATTGAAGTACTAAGGTCTGAGATTGTGCTAGATGGAGGCAAAAGCCCGGTCGTGTCTGATCACTTTGGTTTGGAGATCACATGTACGATTGGTAAGGGAAAGAGGGATAAATAA